The genomic window GAAGGAGGCGCTGTGTTGACCGTAGTATTGGTCGTAATCATTGCCTATGCCCTCTACCGGATAAAGAAAAAGTTTTCCGTTGCTTAAGTAGACGTTCCGAACATAACTAGATAATAAAGTGATATGAGTCTGAAATCTGCAAAAACATTTCCTGTTGTTTTTAGCTGGTTTTGGACTTTTTTCTCATAGTCAGACGTAAGTTATTTATGATTTGACTATATCGAAAATGCTTAAAATTACTTATTTATACTTATAAACGCTTATAAGGTGTGCTATAGTATATATGAGGGAGGGAGCAACATGTATCAAGAGCAACGATTAACCAAAATTGTCGAGCTGTTAAAGGAAAAAGGCGAGCTGTCGGCAAAAGAAATGATGGCATATTTTCAAGTCTCCAGAGATACGATCCGACGCGATTCTTCGATTTTAGAGGAAAGAAAGCTGGTTACGCGTACCCACGGGGGGATCATTCCGCTTGAGAGAAATAGTGAGATTCCTTCCTTTAGTGATCGTGTCAACACCTTTACAAAAGAAAAGACAGAGATTGCTCAAAAAGCACTGGCATTTATCGAGCCAAACAGTCTGATTTTTTTTGATGTATCGACCATTATCCTTAAACTGGCGCAGCTAGTCGATGAAGAGGTAGAGGTCTATTCCCATTCGCTGGATAATGCCATCATGTTTAGCGAGCGAGATCGGGGTTCTTTTCATCTACTAGGTGGGAAATTCTATCCTCGGAACAGATTCTACTATTCTTTGAATGAAGCAGAGTTACTTATGTCGATCAATTTTGATGTGGCTTTCATTGGGGCGGTGGGGTTAAAAAATGGTCAAGTCAGTTTTGAGGATCGGGAAGATGCCTATATCAAACAGCTGGTAATGAAACAAGCGAAGAAAAAAATATTGCTGGCGGAACACACAAAAGGCACTATTGCATCCAAATATACAATAGGATCGATCAATGATTTTGACTATTGGATTACTGATGCTGAACCAGATGCACATGAAAGACAGCAGCTGTCGAGGGAGCTGAAGGTGATTTTTTGAGATGAAAAATCAACAGAGAGAAGGAAACGCTGATATGAAAAATCAGGAAATAAAACTAATAATAAGTGATATCGATGGAACGATCTTAGATGACTGCCATTCATTAGATACAGAGTTGAAAGACAATATTCAGCAGCTAAAAGCCAAAGAAATCCCTTTTATTTTGGCCTCTGCCCGTTCGCCCAAAGGGATATTCCCGATTGCAGAGAGTCTGGATTTAGCCGATAACCCCATCGCTTGTTACAATGGCGCGCTGATTGTTAAAGGAAGCAGCAGGTATCAAACCTTGATCGAGCATCAACTGGCACACGATGAAGTGAGTATGATTGTGGATATAATTGTCAATCAGTTTCCAGAAGTATCGATCAATCTATATTCCGGTGCGGATTGGTATGTAAATACATTGGATAAGTGGACAGCGATCGAAGCCGCTATCACGAAAGAGACACCGGAAGCCGCAAATTTACAGTTGTTGCTTTTGAAAAAGCATGTACCTGTGCATAAGCTTTTACTCGTTGAAGAAGCAGATGTAATCAAAAAAGTTCATGATTATATGCAAAATCTGCATTTATTCAATAGCTCCTTTTATCTTTCCAAAGACAACTATCTGGAAGTGACATCGAAGCAAGTCTCAAAAGAGAAAGCCTTGGTAGAAGTGGCGGATTATTATAATGTACCATTGGCACAAACGATGAGCATTGGAGATAACTTCAATGACATCCCAATGTTGAAGCTGGCCGGATTAGGCGTTGCGATGAGCAATGCACCTCAAGAGGTAAAATGGTGTGCGGATGTTGAAACCAAGACCAATAACGACAATGGCGTGTCTGCGGCAATCCAAAAATATGTGTTTGCCTAATTGAGAGAAGGAATACTCAGTCTGAAAAATGACTATTACGGGTTAAAAGGGAATGGCTGACAGGGAAAAAAGTCCTGATAAGCTGGTTCCCTTTTTTATGCATCATGCGGTTCTTCTTACAAGCTGTTTATTTCGGGAAAGAGCGACAAAAGATAAAGATGAATTGAATCATTTCTTTGGTGTGTTTATAATAAAAGAGCAGAAAAGAGGCGAGCGTGTGGGATTAACGATAGATGATTTTCAATTATTTGATCGAGCGTGTTATACCTTTAAACAATTGAAGGAGCAGCTGACTGAAGCAGAGATTGAAAAAATTAAAATAGAGTACAAAAAGCATTGGCAAAAGTGGAAGGCTATGCAGCGTGAAATTGCGGGCTTATTGCCGGAAGCCTATCAAATGAGTAAACCCAAGATCGAGAGCTGGACGAACGGGTGGAATCTTCGCAGTCATTTTTGGTGTGCGTACCGTAGTGTGAATCGACAAACGGAAAATGCATGTTTAGCGGTATTGCTGAATAAGAAGCAGTTTCAGGTGTATCTTATGTTCCAGCATTACAAGAGTGACGAGCGAACGGGGAGTATCGCAGACTACAATGAGCTGTTGTCTGCTTTGCAGAAATGGAGTGACACGGTAGCAATCGAGGACTATTATATCTGGCCTCAGCTGGAAGACGAGCTAGCGGATCATTTACCTTTATCCGTTTTTTTACAAAGTGAAGAGAACCAGCGAGCTTTTAGGGAAGCAATGGGGGACAGGACTTTCCAACTAGGCAAGCTGTTAGTTAAAGCAGAGCGCATCGTTGACAGTGTTCAAGTGACAGGTTGATACATTGAAAGAGCTATTTCCTTTGTATGCATCGTTAGATGAGAAATAATAAGTGTTCATTATCTTCTGATTTTAAAAGAATTCTTAAACAAAGCTGTAAGAGATGATTAAGGATGACTGAATAAGGCTGTCAGTTATTGTATGGACCAGTGATTCTTGCTATATTAGGGAAAAGTAGGAGACTAGTTGAGAGGAGAAGAGATGAAAGAAAGAGCTTTATTGATCATTCATGGTTTTGGCGGCAATGAACAGGAAATTTTCTACCTGCATGACTATTTGCAGCAGCAAAATATGGAATCCTTCTGGATACGGCTGACAGGGCATGATGGTGTAAAGAAGCATTTTGCCAAGGCAACTTATCTGGACTGGTTGAATGATGTGGAGCAGAAAATCATGGAGCTGGAACAAGAATATCGGCATATCACCTGTATCGGTTTTTCAATGGGTGGCTTGTTGACGATTCAGCAATCTCATCGAGCCTCTGTGGATCAAATCATTTTATGCAGTACCCCCATCTATCTTTATAATTTTCCAGTGATTTTTTATGATATCAGTCATGGGCTCTTTTCAAAAGATAAAGAGCGATTAAACTACTATTTTCAATCTTCGAGTACCCCATTGAAGGCTTGCCTGCAATTTTTACAGTTATTTTTCCTGACCAAGAAAAAATTGAAGCTTGGGTTGAAAGAAGAAATCAAGAAAAATATGCTGATTTTGCAGAATCGTCGGGATGAAACGACGAACTATAAGAGCGCCAATTATCTTTGGCAGGTAAGTGGTGGCCAAGCCTCCGTTCGTCTCTACGAAGGCGGCACGCATCAGTTGTTTATGGGAGAAAATAAAGAACGGGCAGTTGCAGACTTAGTGGCGTTTATTCGAGCAAAAAGTTATTCGTTGAATAGTATTTAATAAAGAGCAGAAAACTGTTAAGGGCGCTTATCTAAAAAGCATCCCTAGCAGTTTTCTGCCCGTTTTACCTATTTTTATCTTGTTGCTTGGTTGAATTAATCGTCTTCTAAAGGGATAAAGCTTTTCCGAACAATCAGCTCAGAACCCAGTAGGACTGTTTTCGTTGTTTTTCGCGGATAAATCAGCTGATCGACGAGCATATCGATGGCTGTCTTTGCGATTTCCTCTACATCGATCCTGAATGTCGTCAAAGGGGGCGAAACGAACTTTGCGATATCATTATCATTGATACTCAATAATTCCAAACGTTCAGGAATCAAGATCCCCTTTTCATTGAAGGCTTGAAGGGCGCCTACGGCAATAGTATCCGAAGCGACAAAGAAAGCATCTGGCAGGTCGTTGTCAGAGGTCTCGATCAGCTCGGTAGTCAAGCGATAACCTTGGTCTACAGTAAAGTGGCCACCAGAAAAAATATATTTCTCATTCAACAACCCTTTTTTCTGCAAATAGTCT from Enterococcus sp. 9E7_DIV0242 includes these protein-coding regions:
- a CDS encoding alpha/beta hydrolase codes for the protein MKERALLIIHGFGGNEQEIFYLHDYLQQQNMESFWIRLTGHDGVKKHFAKATYLDWLNDVEQKIMELEQEYRHITCIGFSMGGLLTIQQSHRASVDQIILCSTPIYLYNFPVIFYDISHGLFSKDKERLNYYFQSSSTPLKACLQFLQLFFLTKKKLKLGLKEEIKKNMLILQNRRDETTNYKSANYLWQVSGGQASVRLYEGGTHQLFMGENKERAVADLVAFIRAKSYSLNSI
- a CDS encoding Cof-type HAD-IIB family hydrolase; amino-acid sequence: MKNQEIKLIISDIDGTILDDCHSLDTELKDNIQQLKAKEIPFILASARSPKGIFPIAESLDLADNPIACYNGALIVKGSSRYQTLIEHQLAHDEVSMIVDIIVNQFPEVSINLYSGADWYVNTLDKWTAIEAAITKETPEAANLQLLLLKKHVPVHKLLLVEEADVIKKVHDYMQNLHLFNSSFYLSKDNYLEVTSKQVSKEKALVEVADYYNVPLAQTMSIGDNFNDIPMLKLAGLGVAMSNAPQEVKWCADVETKTNNDNGVSAAIQKYVFA
- a CDS encoding DeoR/GlpR family DNA-binding transcription regulator; this encodes MYQEQRLTKIVELLKEKGELSAKEMMAYFQVSRDTIRRDSSILEERKLVTRTHGGIIPLERNSEIPSFSDRVNTFTKEKTEIAQKALAFIEPNSLIFFDVSTIILKLAQLVDEEVEVYSHSLDNAIMFSERDRGSFHLLGGKFYPRNRFYYSLNEAELLMSINFDVAFIGAVGLKNGQVSFEDREDAYIKQLVMKQAKKKILLAEHTKGTIASKYTIGSINDFDYWITDAEPDAHERQQLSRELKVIF